Genomic segment of Candidatus Aenigmatarchaeota archaeon:
TCAAAGCTAAAAGCCCCCTGCTATTATGTGTTTGGAAACCGGGACAGGTCATTTGACCCGTTTGGAATCGGCATCTACGTCGAGCCGGAGCCAAAATACCCAAACCTTGTTTCCGACGACAAGATTGAAATCGGGGAAGGCATCTGCATAACCGCAAACCCCAACCTTGTCGACGAAAGGACGATTTTTCTTGCCCACCGCGCCGAAAGATTCGTAAAGGAGGCGCTCCTCCACATAGAGGGACACGTCCACGCGGGGATTGTCTACAAGAATTACATAAACCTCGGCTTTCTTTACAGGGACGACTTTCACGACGAAAAGCCAGGGCTTGGGTGCTACTGGGAAATCACAATAGAAAGCGGCAAAATCGAAATTGAGTTCACAGGGCTCGGCCTCCTAAAGCCGATTTCCTGCCCTGTCCACAAGAAAGCAAAGCTCTTCATACCGGAAGAGTGGACGGTCTGCCCCCTTTGCCTTGAAAAATATTACGAGATTGACTGGGCGCAGTTCTTCAGGGGAGAGGAAGGGTTCTAAAGGAAACCTGAATAATCCAGAACCGCCCATCCGGCTAAAACCTATCCCTAACCCCTTTGGTTGAATAAAACGCCCAGTCGTAGATTGCATAAACGAATATGCTCATCCTGTCCATAATGCTTCCCTTTCTGAAATAATCTCGGAAATATTCGGGGCCAAACTTGTCCTCATCATAGCCCAGGCCATATTCCGAGTAGGAAAAGTTGTACAGGTATGAGTGCGGGTCGCATTCCTCATCGATGCGCCCATCGCAGTCATCATCTATCCAGTTGCATTCTTTTTCCGAAAACCCTGTCGGGATGCATACCGGGTGCCTTAGGGCCCAGGCATCACTTGGGGTTATGAAGGTTACATTCGGGTTATTATAAAGCCGTTCAATGGTCTCAGTATAGATTTTCCATTTTTCCTCATCCACTACAGAATTATTTTCCGGGTGCTCAAAATCCGGCTGGTGAACGTATAGAGGAATTACTTTCTTGCCGTTTATCTTTACCATCGGCAGGTCAGCCCGGTCATAAGACAGGACCTGGGCGATTATCTCGTCAGAAGTCTTGAAGGTCGTGTTTCTTCCGGCGCTTCCGTCTTGGGTGAAGCTAACTGCATACTGGTACATATCAGTATTTGCCGTTGATTCGACAGGCCCAAGCTCATCTACATAATAGACCCCAAAGCTTACCCTAAAGCCCATCTCCTCCAGGGCCTTCCTGATAGAAGGGCTCATGCGGCCATAAGGGGCAACATAGGTTGTTGGGAAACTTATTTCCTCGGGGTCTTTGCCAAGAATCGCCTTCATCCGGTTCAGGTAGGTGTGCCTTCCCGCCTCTATTATATACTTCTGAACCTTTGGGTCAAGGGTTTCAAGGTGCTTTTCGTATTCGTCCATCCGGTACCCCTTTTGCATAAGCTCAATATTCTCGGCAAGGTACATCCTCCTAAAAACTTCCGAAAACTCGTAATTGTTTGGCTTCATGCTTTCAGGGAAAAAGCTGAATGCGACAGGAATCTGGTTTTTCTCGTAATATGCGGTGATATTGTCAAAAAAGTAATACCAAGACTTATCTGCAGTCCCATCAATGTTTCCGACATACGAGAGGATATATATCCTATTTTCACCTTCAATCTTACACTTGCTGCTGCACCCGTCTCCGTCATTTTCATTTCCGTCATCGCACTCTTCCCTGCCAAGATTAACCTTTCCATCCCCGCATAACGGAGTGTCTGGAGATAAGCCGATTACCTCAACATGGACTGCATTTCCTGGCGGGATATTGAACAAAAAGTAATCCCTGCCGCCCTTTATGGCTCTTGTTACTTGGGTAGGTTTTCCGTTCACAATCACATCCCCCCAGGCCTCGTTTCCTGTATAAATCATCAAGGTAAGTTCCTTATCAAAAATCCGGGTGTCAAGCGGGGAAACAACATCAAACTCCATCCTACCCTCGCCCCGGACAACATTCTCAATTCCGGCGGAATTTCTCTGCACAATGTACTTTGAAACCGAGCCAATGGTGTCCACCCAAAGGCCTTTATCAAGAAGGTAATCGAAAATCTCAGGATTGTCGCAGCTGTCGTGGTACACGTAATTTATCCATTCCTGGTGGTTCTCTGCCGTGTCTGCAAGGAGATAATAGTCTGGCGGGAGCTGTCCAAACCCAATCGAGTTGATGCTCTTAAATTCCATCATGTCCACGGGATTTTTCGAACCCATAACGTTCTTGTAATACCCCCTTGCAAAAAGATAGTAGTCTGAAAGCCATAGCTTGTACCTGGAGTTGGTAACTCCGCATGGCCAGGCAAAGGTAATCAGGTCCTCTGGAGGCATGCCTATTCCACCAATAATGTCCTGGCGGTTCAGTTCCTTGTCCTCCCTGAAAAAAGTCTCATTCAGGTCATACCTGCAGAGGTGGTACCTACTGTGCCCCCCAATCTCATGGCCATATTCATATACCCTCCTGAATAGTTCCCAATCTGACTCATTGTACTTGTCTGTATAGGCAAGGAAGTATGTGCCCTTAAGCCCTCTTTTTTCAAGCTCGCTGCTGCAGACCGCTTCAGCCCTCCCAAGAGTCATGTGGTAGCCATCATCATCGGAAATCGATGCTGCGCCTTCAGAGCAGTTTTGCCAGTTGCATATCTGGATAAAGGGTGCGCTTGAATCCCTGAAACTGAACCTATGCATCACAGAATAAGGGTTTTCCTTGCCGCTTTTTCCCCTGCATTTGTAATAGACAGAAACTTCGCCCATTTTTGCGGGCTTGTCCATCGCATAAGAATGAATCCTGCCCTCCAAAGTCTCCATCTTTTGGCCCTCCCCAAAATCAAAGCCGCTACTGAAGCTAAACTCGCACTCAGAAGCTATGTCTGTAGACACCCTTATCTTAAGATTGCCTGAAGAACTGCCAATTATTGCATCCTGAGCCGGGCTTACAGGAGTGATTTTTGGGAAAGACTCGCTGCTTCCACAAAACTGCACCGCGTCAATTGCAGACCAAGCCCAGGCGCAGGGCTGAACCTTTATCTTGCTTGTCTTGAAGTCGAGCTCCCCGTAATCGTATCTAACTGTGCAGTTACGGCCGACCCCTCTTTCATCGACACCCTTGCCTACAAGATACCAGTCATCCCCCCTCAAAAACCAAATCTTATTGATGCAAAGGTCATAATCTCCATAAATCCTAAGGCCCTCAGGGTAAACCGGCTCATTAAACGAAAAGACAATTTGCGCAGAAAGGTTCCAGCTTTGCTTCTCCCAGGAAGCGTGGTCTATTGGCGCTGTGCCGCAGTCCAGGTCAGAGTCCGGAGCCCCTATTGCGTATTTTGCCTCATGGCCTAAAAGCTCGCTTGTCGCATCTGCGAAAAGCGCATACTGGCAGGTTTCCCCTGCATTTGCTGGAGACAGGCAAACCACAAATATTGCCAGAATAAGCAATTCCCGAAATCCTGCCCTTTCTTTCATAAGTGAAAATGAAATAAGGTATTAAGCCGCTCAGCCAGGATACCTTACCATTATAGTCACATTTCTCATGAGAAATGATTCAGGGCCCTGTTCAACTGAGCTTTGCATCCCCACATAGACATCAATTTTCTTCCCTTTCTCGCCGTGAAAAGTGTCACCAGTATGGAAAACCTTTGACTCCAAAAGCTCATTAACCCACGGCTCGTTATTCGCTGAATCTTTACCGAGGTCCAGAAATATTATTTCAGTTCCCTTTGGAAGCGGCGGGTTTACTGCAACGCTTGGCTTATCCCCCGTCCAGGGCACAAGCTCATTTTGGTAAGCCCCAATCGAACGTTTTTCCAGATAGTAGGTTTTTCCGTCATCAAGCTGATAATCGTAATGCAGGTATTGCCCGGAGTTATTTATTTCGTCCCCTTTTCCAGAGCCGTCCACCATTGCCTGCTCCAAAAAGTCCTCCCTGTAAAAGCCAAGGGAATTTCCAAACTCGTCAAATACCTCCACCTTCTTCCCACTGTACAGCCGCTCATCCAGGTTTTGGTAAGAAGTAACTGTCCAGCCACTGGAAACTTCATACCTGCCAGAAACTTCCGGTACCTCCCTTAATACAATAACGGGGCTGCTATCTGCGCCATCTAAATCCAATACTGGGGCCGCTACTGACAGAATTATTGCTAAAACAATTGCTGCGCCCAGAACAATAAGCATATTGCCTGATGGCCCAAAATATTTTTTTGACCTCCCCATAATATTTATGTTAACTGTGCAGAAAATGCCTTATATTGGCTTACTGAGGAAAGAGCGTGTTGCCCTGAGGGAAGTTTCCACTGCGCTTATTTCTTCCTCTGACATCGAAGGGTAAATTGGAACCGAGACTGCCCTCCCTTGGGCCTTTTCGGTATTTGGAAAAATCCTGGCATTAAGCCCAAGGTAGCTGTGGAGAGGCCTGAAAATCGGCCTTGCGCACATCACTCCTCTCCTGCCCATTTCCCCGATGAAATTTTCCGGGTCTTCAACCTCCACAACATACCTGAAGCATATGCTCCCTTCAGCCCTTTTTGGCGCCCGCCCAAACTCCTTAATAATCTTGTCATAGCGGGCTGCAATGGCCCTTCTTTTTTTTATAAAAGAGCCAAGCATTTTTAGCTGGCTTCTTCCCAGGGCCGCCTGAAAGTCAGTCATTGCCATATTGTAAGATACGAGGTAGCTTTCCCTCCCGTCATATTGCGTCATGTCTCTGAGTTTTTCAAGAATCTCTTTTGAGTGGGTTGTCACCATCCCGCCCTGCCCGGTGGTAAAGACCTTTGTCGCGTAAAATGAAAAAATCGACAGCTTTCCAAAGCTTCCAATCTTCTTTCCTTTAAACTCTCCCCCTACCGACTGGGCGCAGTCCTCGATTATCGGGACTTTTAGCTTAAGGAATTTATCAATCCTTGCTGGAGACCCAAACATGTGCGGGACAATTACTGCCTTTGTTTTTGAAGTAATTTTGCTCTCAACCGAGTCGGGGCTGATATTGTATCCTTCCTCCTCAATATCCGCTAAAACTGGCCTTGCGCCAGCAAGGTTTATTGCACTTAATACTGATGCGCAGACGTAGCTTGGAAGAATAACCTCATCGCCTTTTTTTATGCCAAGGGCTTTCAGCGAAAGAAAAAGCGCATTTGTGCCGGAGTTTACCGCAACTCCCCCAAGCGACCCGATATATCTGCTAAGCTCTTTTTCAAAAAATCCTGTTTCCTCCCCTGTCGCGATTTTTCCTCCCCGAAGGTTTGAGGCGGCTTTCTGCACATCATCTTCGCTTATTGTTGGCCTCGAGTGGGGAATTATTCGTTTCATAATTATCCTTCTATTGCCTTAACAACTTCAGCCATAAATCCCTCATAAATCTCCCTGCCCCTCCTGCTGTCAACGTGAATTTTCCCTTCTGCCAAAAAATCCAGTATCCGGCTTTCTTTTGCGTACCTTCCAAGCACCCAAAAATCCTTTCCGTACTTTCTCTCGCTATCTTCGAGAAACCAGAAACCCGAAAGGCCTAATAACGGAGGCCATCTTCTCAGGGCTTCTTCAGGGCCTTTCTCTTTTGCAAATTTGTGGATTTCCCTCAAGCCCCCCTCTTTGAAGTGCCCAAGGTATTTCAGCAAAGAATGCTCCTCGTCACCAGCATGCATGCCAAATTCTTCCCCAGGAAAAACGCAGGCAGTTTCTATTCCAATCTTTTTCTGGATAATGCCTCCAAAATCGCCAGGGATTCCTCCATGCCCAACCACAATGACTATCCTTAGGCCCTCCCCTCCAAACAGGCTTCCCTTTTGCAGTATTCTTGCATTTTCCTCAACTACGGACTTCACAAATTTAAGGGACAGGGCGTAAAACTTTTCGAGTGGAAGGTATGCCGGCGCCCAGGATTTTGCGATATCTCCCACCCCGTCTGTAGTGAATGGAATGTGCCCCGCATAAATTGCACCCGTTCTCCTGGCCGCATCAGTTGCAGCAGTCATGGCAAAAAAGGAATCGGTATCATGAAACAGCGCGGGCCCATGAGCTTCCCCGCCATTCCCGATGCTAAAGACAAGAACATTTGAGTTCTTCTGCCTTGCCAGCATCTCGCCATACTTGACGCCCATAATTAGCTTTCAATTGCCTTAACAACATCACTTACAAAACCTTCGTACGCCTTCTGGCCTTTCTGGGCATCGATGCGCAGGTTTTTGTCCTGTAAAAAAGCCTCGACCCGCTCAACCTTCCCCGGCCTCCTGAGCATCTGGAAGTCATCTATATCAAAGCCATCAAGAGCGTAAGGATGCCTTTTCTTGACCTCATCGAAAATTCCTTCATCGTACCAATAGCCGGAAAGCCCAAAAAGCTGAGGCCATCTGGCCAGCGCTTCCCTTGGTTCCCTCTGGGCGGTTTCCTGAACCTCGTCCAGGCCCTCCTTGCTGAAATAGTCCAGGTAAACCATCAGTGAATGCTCTTCGTCGCCCGCGTGCATTCCAAAATCCGCCCCGGGGAAAACGCACTTTGCATCCACCCCAAGCGCTTCATGTATGACTGTTTCAAGCTCCCTTGGGATGCCGCCATGGCCTGCAACGATAACCACCTCGGGCTTCCTGCCGGAAATTCCCTGATAATATTCCACAATCGGCTTAAGGAAGCCCAAAGTGGAGCTGTAGAAGTCCTCAACTGGAAGGTACGCTGGCATCCAGGCCCTGGCAGCTTCGCCGACACGGTCTGTCGTGTAAGGTATGCGGCCGGCATAACGCGCGCCCGTTTTTTCCGCTGCCTCTATCGCAGCAGAAGTTGCAACATAAGAATCAGTATCCTCATACAATGCGCCGCCATGGCATTCGCTTTCGTTTCCCATGCTAAACACCAAAGTCTCGGTATGCCCCAATTCCCTTAACATCTCCCCATAGGCGTCTTTCATATTTCTTTATCCCCCAAATCCAAAAACCTTTCGTAAACCACCCTCATAAGCCCATCGGTTCCCGGGACAGTGCCCATCCTGGTGTAGCCCTGGCCTTCGTAAAGCATATTTGCCGCATTGTTTCCCGTCAGGGCCTTAAGCTCAAGGCGCCGTATGCCTTCCTTTTTGCATGCTTCGATATATAGCTCAAGCAGCTTTTTTCCAATTCCCGTTCTGCGTTGCTCTGAGCCCACAACAATCTTGTTAACCCTTGACGTAACCTCGTCAAACCTGGAGCCAATAATATAGCCCACAACACGCCCATCGATTTCAGCGGCAAAGCTTAGTTTCCACTTAAGGGGAATCTCCATAAGGAAGTTCTCCCTCGTCCAGGGAGTTTCGCCAAGGGCGGTCCAGTTGCACTCAAGCGCGAAAAAATCCTTCTCGTGCCTGATAAAATACTCTCTTGTAAGCTTCACAAAAGCCACTTTTTCGCTATGATTGGTTCCAGTTTTAATAGTAATCACCATAATATAGTTATACCATCATTATATATTTCTATCCATAAATCTACAAGGAGTTACCACTTATTTCCCCAGTTTTTGCTCCTTCCCGTAAGAACCTCCAGCAAGACCCCGGAAAAGGACAGTATCCAAAGGGCGGAACTAAGGAACTTGAAGGCCATTATATGGTGATAATGGCGCGCGGTGTGCAGAAGCTCCCAAGGTATCTTCCTGGAGTCCCCTGAAAGCGCGGGCCCAAGCACCGGCGCGACGAAGGTAAGTGTAGTATCCCCTATCAGAAAATATGCTGCGTAAAGCGGATAAAAATAAAGGAGAAACGGAAAAAGCAATACCCCAACAGTATACACCGTAGCTTCTATCAGGCCGGGAAGGACGCTTAGGTATGCCAGCGACTTTGCTTTCGACCTCGGTCCAAAAATGCCCCTGCGTGTGTATATCACCTGCCAGGTTCCCTTGTACCACCGGTAGCTTTGCCGCAGCTGCCTTTGAAGGGTCGGGACATCCCCCGTGCTTACTATTGCGTCAGGCGCAAAGCTGATTTTGTATCCTTCTTCCTGCATCTTCCAGGTGTATGCCGTGTCCTCGGTCTGGACGTTCGTGGGTATAGGGATTTTCCTTGCAATCTCAGAGCGGACCATAAACGAAGCCCCGCAGACGACGAAAACTCCCCGCCGGTAGCTTTGGGCGCTCTTCCTGAACTTGCTTATCCGGTTAATCCATTCTTTTCCAAAGTGGAAATATTTTGCGGCCCGGTTTTTGGGAGGTTTTACATATCCAAAAGAGGTTACAGCCGCAGCCCCCTCCAACTCAATGCTTTCTACAAGCTTTCGTATAGTCCCGGAATGGAGTTTCAGCCCTGAATCAACAAAATAGACATACTCTCCCAGCTTTACTCCGGGGTCCCTTACAAGGGCGTTCAGCTTCTCTGATTTTGAGGTTATGCCCTTCCTGGACCAGTAATAGATTGCAGGAAACTCCTTCCTGAATCGGGCCAAGATGTTCTCCAGCTTTTCAACCTCTTCCCAGGTGTTATCCAGGTTTGAGTCCGAGACATAGATGTTCTTTATCGGGTAGTCCTGGCGAAGAACACTCCTTATCGACTTCTCGATAATTCCTGATTCCCTGTGGGCAGAAATTACCACAGTAACTTCTCCCGCCTCACTAATGCTAACCCTGCCTGAAGGCCTCAGCTCTCCTTTCAGGTAGCCAGTGCCCTTTGGCTTAAGGGAAATTTTTCTGGATTTGACCCGGATATGATGGCAGGCCAAAGTCAAAACATCTATTGTAAGCGTTATAGGAAGCACAGCAAAAGGGACCGCAAGAAGCGCCAATAGTGCAGATAGGGACATTATCTGGCCCCTTATCCTATAATTTCCCCGGAAGCGGGAAGCCGGCCCAGGTTAAAAAGCGCGTCGATTGCAGACATGTAGGGCTCAAAACCCGGAAACCTTTGGGGGTATACCGGGTGCTTATAATCCTGAAACCTGACCTCTACATCCTTGAACAAGCCCAGGTCCATATAACACCTTCCTCCATCGCCGGACAGGTAGATTACCGCTCCGACAGCCCGGGAAATGTCTATCAGTGCCCTGGTTGCGCAAGTCGAGGAAATATCCCCTTGAAGTTCTGAGAACAGGATTATCTTTGCTTTTATCCCAAAAGATTCCGCAAGGTACCTTATCAGTCTCAGGTTGAATTCTGCCAGGCTTTCGCCGGGATTTTCATATATTTCCTTCAGGCCAGGAAAGAATTTTTCAAAGAAAGGCGACTTCTTGTAGTTAGCCTCAATTTGCCTCAGGTGATATTGGTTCCAAGGGACATTTTTTATCCTTGCGTCCTTTTTTATCCTTATTGCGCTTAGGGGGGCCATCTTTTTCTCAATAGGCACATTAAGCCAAATCCAGCCATCGTTTATTCTGATTTTGTTCCTGTTATGAAAGTCGGACTCGACATACTGGCAGTCTTCCCTTATTACAAAAACTCCCGGCTCGCTGCCAAGCTCATCGACTGCCCTGAGCTTATCAAAAAAACCCAGGTATGGGAGAAAATTCGGCTGGTGCGCAGACATAACTTTTGACATATTCCACCCTAATCAAAATTCAGGATAAAATGATTTGCAAAAAACGGCTCTGCATAAAAGTTTTCTCCAAGCTGCAGAGTTGAGGCATAATAGCTTGCGTCAATCTTTATCCTCCTTAAGTCAAGGTTATTGTATTTGGCAAGCTGGGACTTGAAAAGCTTTATTGTTTCTTCCTTTTTCCTCATATCCTCCTCATTTCCGACATGAAAAAGGTGGGGATGAAACTCAGAAACTATTGTCGATGGGGACTTGTAGTTGAGTATTACCGGCACCCTCCTGCAGGCAATCGATGACGCCTTGGAGACCGTCCTATGGTCCTGGTGGGTATCCTTGCGAAAATGGGTATAAACGACATCGGGCTTTTCCATTTCGATAATTTTCTCAAGCATGTCTTTTACGGCAATGAGGTCTAAAAGATTAGCGTCTGGAAGGTGGAAGCAGTGCAGTTTTGCCAGCCCTAGCGACTTTGCGGAGCTTTCGGCCTCTTTTAGCCTTATTTGCGGGTCTCCGCCCCTCTCGCCATCAGTGCAGAGAACCCCCACAACATAATCGCCCTTTCTGATATGGTGTATTATCCTCATTCCTGCCCCTATCTCAAAGTCGTCAGGGTGCGCCC
This window contains:
- a CDS encoding metallophosphoesterase family protein, producing the protein MKILAFSDIHGEVGAVKVLTKLVKNNKYDAIIFAGDFSSFHEVQEVYEKTMKELSKLKAPCYYVFGNRDRSFDPFGIGIYVEPEPKYPNLVSDDKIEIGEGICITANPNLVDERTIFLAHRAERFVKEALLHIEGHVHAGIVYKNYINLGFLYRDDFHDEKPGLGCYWEITIESGKIEIEFTGLGLLKPISCPVHKKAKLFIPEEWTVCPLCLEKYYEIDWAQFFRGEEGF
- a CDS encoding DUF4215 domain-containing protein, translating into MPPEDLITFAWPCGVTNSRYKLWLSDYYLFARGYYKNVMGSKNPVDMMEFKSINSIGFGQLPPDYYLLADTAENHQEWINYVYHDSCDNPEIFDYLLDKGLWVDTIGSVSKYIVQRNSAGIENVVRGEGRMEFDVVSPLDTRIFDKELTLMIYTGNEAWGDVIVNGKPTQVTRAIKGGRDYFLFNIPPGNAVHVEVIGLSPDTPLCGDGKVNLGREECDDGNENDGDGCSSKCKIEGENRIYILSYVGNIDGTADKSWYYFFDNITAYYEKNQIPVAFSFFPESMKPNNYEFSEVFRRMYLAENIELMQKGYRMDEYEKHLETLDPKVQKYIIEAGRHTYLNRMKAILGKDPEEISFPTTYVAPYGRMSPSIRKALEEMGFRVSFGVYYVDELGPVESTANTDMYQYAVSFTQDGSAGRNTTFKTSDEIIAQVLSYDRADLPMVKINGKKVIPLYVHQPDFEHPENNSVVDEEKWKIYTETIERLYNNPNVTFITPSDAWALRHPVCIPTGFSEKECNWIDDDCDGRIDEECDPHSYLYNFSYSEYGLGYDEDKFGPEYFRDYFRKGSIMDRMSIFVYAIYDWAFYSTKGVRDRF
- a CDS encoding DegT/DnrJ/EryC1/StrS family aminotransferase gives rise to the protein MKRIIPHSRPTISEDDVQKAASNLRGGKIATGEETGFFEKELSRYIGSLGGVAVNSGTNALFLSLKALGIKKGDEVILPSYVCASVLSAINLAGARPVLADIEEEGYNISPDSVESKITSKTKAVIVPHMFGSPARIDKFLKLKVPIIEDCAQSVGGEFKGKKIGSFGKLSIFSFYATKVFTTGQGGMVTTHSKEILEKLRDMTQYDGRESYLVSYNMAMTDFQAALGRSQLKMLGSFIKKRRAIAARYDKIIKEFGRAPKRAEGSICFRYVVEVEDPENFIGEMGRRGVMCARPIFRPLHSYLGLNARIFPNTEKAQGRAVSVPIYPSMSEEEISAVETSLRATRSFLSKPI
- a CDS encoding GNAT family N-acetyltransferase — encoded protein: MVITIKTGTNHSEKVAFVKLTREYFIRHEKDFFALECNWTALGETPWTRENFLMEIPLKWKLSFAAEIDGRVVGYIIGSRFDEVTSRVNKIVVGSEQRRTGIGKKLLELYIEACKKEGIRRLELKALTGNNAANMLYEGQGYTRMGTVPGTDGLMRVVYERFLDLGDKEI
- a CDS encoding glycosyltransferase family 2 protein; its protein translation is MSLSALLALLAVPFAVLPITLTIDVLTLACHHIRVKSRKISLKPKGTGYLKGELRPSGRVSISEAGEVTVVISAHRESGIIEKSIRSVLRQDYPIKNIYVSDSNLDNTWEEVEKLENILARFRKEFPAIYYWSRKGITSKSEKLNALVRDPGVKLGEYVYFVDSGLKLHSGTIRKLVESIELEGAAAVTSFGYVKPPKNRAAKYFHFGKEWINRISKFRKSAQSYRRGVFVVCGASFMVRSEIARKIPIPTNVQTEDTAYTWKMQEEGYKISFAPDAIVSTGDVPTLQRQLRQSYRWYKGTWQVIYTRRGIFGPRSKAKSLAYLSVLPGLIEATVYTVGVLLFPFLLYFYPLYAAYFLIGDTTLTFVAPVLGPALSGDSRKIPWELLHTARHYHHIMAFKFLSSALWILSFSGVLLEVLTGRSKNWGNKW
- a CDS encoding WbqC family protein, translating into MSKVMSAHQPNFLPYLGFFDKLRAVDELGSEPGVFVIREDCQYVESDFHNRNKIRINDGWIWLNVPIEKKMAPLSAIRIKKDARIKNVPWNQYHLRQIEANYKKSPFFEKFFPGLKEIYENPGESLAEFNLRLIRYLAESFGIKAKIILFSELQGDISSTCATRALIDISRAVGAVIYLSGDGGRCYMDLGLFKDVEVRFQDYKHPVYPQRFPGFEPYMSAIDALFNLGRLPASGEIIG
- a CDS encoding PIG-L family deacetylase, which translates into the protein MEGKVSRVVVIGAHPDDFEIGAGMRIIHHIRKGDYVVGVLCTDGERGGDPQIRLKEAESSAKSLGLAKLHCFHLPDANLLDLIAVKDMLEKIIEMEKPDVVYTHFRKDTHQDHRTVSKASSIACRRVPVILNYKSPSTIVSEFHPHLFHVGNEEDMRKKEETIKLFKSQLAKYNNLDLRRIKIDASYYASTLQLGENFYAEPFFANHFILNFD